The proteins below are encoded in one region of Parvicella tangerina:
- a CDS encoding Calx-beta domain-containing protein gives MKKHLLSYVFILTSAIYSAQTGPGGVGDATSNIFWLDASQIVGYADGDDLDTWNDVSGNGLDLTQPTPSLTPEYKTGIVNGYPVVRFNKTTGTYGRLRRTGVASFPSSAITEFVVNFNSGESNDALTSYASSGNSNDMLLFNSSNLSFYIDGGNTSSGVSSNDGNWHIISPNWRSSDGDTKIWLDGNEEYTATFQAGASITAGGCFAIAGEQDAIDGGYVAAQAHLGDFAEVLVFDFSLNDAQMVIVNNYLAAKYNIALSANDYYAYEATHSIDVAGIGRETATQTHTDAMSADILEVSNPSGLDADQEYLIFGHDNSDVSTAWTTTEAPNGGADIQRLAREWRFSEINGDVGTVDFDVDISTFPALPAGFTSYGIMVDSDGDFSSGATIYEVGLVAGSVYDVTGINIADGDYVAICAIDPQITFTTDKSDGFEPNNATLNIELNYIPRNDVTVDYTTADGSAAAAQPDYTAAAGATATILAGNTSGTFTISINDDAAVESDETFTITLSNPMAGVDLGAITVHTYTIHDDDNARKIYFDLDTDSGDESISPVTVNVSMSSTSATDVSIDYTVTGGTATEGASDDYVLASGTVTIVGGSGLTTGSFTFTVDDDAIYENDETVVISLSNPVGCNMDLPAPSNVGTGFTEYTYTIIDNDTPPEIQFSTASASGSESTSPASITVELSSTSQADASATYTVADVIAVNGSDYSMSSGTVTIPAGSSTIDLLATIIDDGIEEVAESFTITLSAPTDASLGTNTVFTYTINDNDVFGYQGPGGVGSSSNNVLWVSGDNGIYNDAGATLAGNGDAAQEWHDRSGNGNDLSQTNATFKPTYVTNAVNSLPAIRFNVANNRIRRTSFSDFPVNAITTISVMNTSQTGDGHVSYATTGDNNEYLLFDSGNQRTYVAGANVATGHSYADGTWHILGHTWRSSDGENLLYEDNSQVYSGTISTGNSFTTGGCLALGGEQDAVDGGYDAGQDYDGDIAETIMYNVKLNTAQRNIVNNYLAAKYGLTVANDLYAFEGTFGHEVAGIGREDVNNFHQDGQGSSIIRMNTASDLGDGEYMLWGHDNVALNDGTYTAPWTGTNPPGVDNSLHRVWRVDETGDLGTVTVMVDVSALTITSTGDLVLMIDSDDGDFVNASTIALSSYSAPYAVFTGVDFSDGDWFTLGSITPGNELPIELISFDAQPKEKVVDLYWETASEINNDYFTVERSKNGVEWKELARVEGAGNSSKQLLYNLTDYEPLSGNSYYRLKQTDFNGDFEYSHAVVVHFKGLENPIKVYPNPTKGIITVLGTDLSGDDIKVVNSLGQDVTYKTIVQTTSENQINIDLGSLSDGYYFVKTKSTITKVVKQ, from the coding sequence ATGAAAAAACACTTACTTTCCTACGTATTTATACTTACTTCTGCCATTTATAGTGCCCAAACAGGTCCAGGTGGTGTTGGGGATGCAACTTCCAACATTTTTTGGTTAGACGCTAGTCAAATTGTTGGTTATGCTGATGGAGATGACCTCGACACATGGAACGATGTTTCGGGAAACGGACTAGACCTTACTCAACCAACGCCATCATTGACACCAGAGTATAAAACAGGCATTGTCAATGGTTATCCAGTTGTGCGTTTTAACAAAACAACAGGAACCTATGGTAGATTGAGAAGAACGGGGGTTGCAAGTTTTCCTAGCTCCGCTATTACAGAATTTGTTGTAAACTTCAACTCAGGTGAGTCAAATGATGCCCTCACTTCATACGCATCTTCAGGAAACAGTAACGATATGTTGTTGTTCAATAGTTCTAACTTATCCTTTTATATCGATGGGGGTAATACTTCTTCTGGAGTTTCTTCTAACGATGGCAATTGGCATATTATCAGTCCGAACTGGAGAAGTAGTGATGGAGATACGAAGATCTGGTTAGATGGGAATGAAGAATATACTGCCACCTTTCAGGCAGGAGCTTCAATAACAGCAGGTGGATGTTTTGCCATTGCAGGTGAGCAAGATGCAATAGATGGCGGATATGTTGCTGCACAAGCACATCTTGGAGATTTTGCCGAGGTTTTAGTCTTTGACTTTAGTCTAAACGATGCTCAAATGGTCATTGTCAATAATTACTTGGCCGCTAAATATAACATAGCTCTTTCTGCAAATGACTATTACGCTTATGAAGCAACCCATAGCATTGATGTTGCTGGAATTGGACGTGAAACAGCTACACAAACACACACCGATGCCATGTCTGCAGATATTCTTGAAGTGAGCAACCCATCTGGGCTAGATGCCGATCAAGAATATTTGATTTTTGGGCATGATAATTCTGACGTATCAACTGCCTGGACGACTACTGAAGCTCCAAATGGTGGAGCCGACATCCAACGATTGGCAAGAGAGTGGCGTTTTAGTGAAATAAATGGTGATGTGGGTACAGTTGACTTTGATGTCGATATCAGTACCTTCCCAGCTCTTCCAGCAGGGTTTACCTCTTATGGAATTATGGTGGATAGTGATGGCGATTTCAGTTCAGGAGCAACCATCTACGAGGTAGGATTAGTAGCTGGCTCTGTCTATGATGTAACGGGAATTAATATTGCTGATGGAGACTACGTTGCGATTTGCGCTATAGATCCACAAATAACATTTACAACTGATAAATCAGATGGTTTTGAACCTAATAATGCAACTTTAAACATTGAACTCAACTACATTCCGAGAAATGACGTCACTGTTGATTACACGACTGCTGACGGTAGTGCAGCTGCTGCACAACCCGACTATACTGCTGCTGCTGGTGCTACAGCTACCATTTTAGCCGGTAACACTTCTGGAACATTTACCATTTCAATCAACGATGATGCAGCTGTTGAATCGGATGAAACATTCACGATAACCCTTAGTAACCCTATGGCTGGTGTTGATCTTGGCGCAATTACCGTGCATACTTACACCATTCATGATGATGACAATGCCAGAAAAATATACTTTGACCTAGACACTGATTCTGGAGATGAAAGTATTTCACCAGTTACAGTAAATGTGAGTATGAGTTCAACCTCTGCTACAGATGTTTCCATTGACTATACCGTAACGGGAGGAACCGCTACCGAAGGTGCCTCTGACGACTATGTTTTAGCATCAGGAACTGTAACGATAGTGGGCGGTTCTGGATTGACCACTGGGTCTTTTACATTCACTGTGGATGATGATGCTATTTATGAAAATGATGAAACTGTAGTGATCTCGTTGAGTAATCCCGTGGGATGTAATATGGACCTCCCTGCTCCTTCTAATGTAGGAACAGGCTTCACGGAGTATACCTACACCATCATTGATAATGATACTCCGCCTGAAATTCAATTCAGCACTGCGAGTGCATCAGGATCAGAATCTACTTCACCGGCATCGATAACCGTAGAGTTGAGCAGTACTTCACAAGCTGATGCCTCTGCTACCTATACGGTTGCTGACGTGATTGCCGTAAATGGCAGCGATTATTCCATGAGCAGTGGAACAGTAACTATTCCTGCAGGATCGTCAACTATTGATCTACTGGCAACGATCATTGATGATGGTATTGAAGAAGTAGCCGAGAGTTTTACGATTACCCTATCGGCTCCTACTGATGCTTCTTTAGGAACAAACACGGTTTTCACCTACACGATCAATGATAACGATGTGTTCGGTTACCAAGGACCTGGTGGAGTTGGTAGCAGTAGTAATAATGTTTTGTGGGTAAGTGGTGATAACGGTATTTACAATGATGCTGGAGCAACATTAGCAGGGAATGGGGATGCAGCCCAAGAATGGCATGACCGCTCAGGAAATGGAAATGACCTTTCTCAAACAAATGCCACATTTAAACCAACTTACGTTACGAATGCAGTAAACAGTTTACCTGCCATTCGATTCAATGTAGCCAATAATAGAATCAGGAGAACTTCTTTCAGTGATTTTCCAGTAAATGCAATTACAACGATAAGCGTAATGAACACCTCTCAAACAGGTGATGGACATGTTTCTTATGCCACAACTGGCGACAACAACGAGTACTTGTTGTTTGATTCTGGGAACCAAAGAACCTATGTTGCAGGAGCAAACGTAGCCACTGGACATTCTTATGCGGATGGCACCTGGCATATACTCGGACATACCTGGAGGAGTTCAGACGGTGAAAATCTGTTGTATGAAGATAACTCTCAGGTTTATAGCGGAACAATTTCAACCGGAAATTCATTTACAACAGGAGGGTGCTTAGCACTCGGTGGAGAGCAAGACGCTGTAGATGGAGGTTACGATGCTGGACAGGATTATGACGGTGACATTGCTGAAACAATTATGTATAACGTCAAACTCAACACTGCTCAAAGAAACATAGTCAATAATTACCTAGCGGCTAAATATGGCTTAACAGTTGCGAATGACCTCTATGCTTTTGAGGGTACATTTGGACATGAAGTTGCGGGTATCGGACGTGAAGATGTAAATAATTTCCATCAGGACGGACAAGGTTCGAGCATCATACGTATGAATACAGCATCCGATCTTGGAGATGGAGAATATATGCTTTGGGGCCATGACAATGTAGCGCTGAATGATGGCACCTACACAGCTCCCTGGACTGGAACCAACCCTCCTGGAGTTGATAATTCGCTTCACAGAGTTTGGAGAGTTGATGAAACCGGAGATTTGGGAACAGTTACTGTTATGGTTGATGTGAGTGCGCTTACCATAACATCAACTGGAGATCTTGTATTAATGATCGATTCAGATGATGGCGACTTTGTAAATGCTTCTACCATTGCCCTATCTAGCTACTCAGCTCCTTATGCGGTTTTTACAGGAGTTGATTTTAGTGATGGCGATTGGTTCACCCTCGGTTCAATCACCCCTGGTAATGAACTTCCAATTGAATTAATCAGTTTTGATGCACAGCCTAAAGAAAAAGTTGTCGATCTTTATTGGGAAACCGCTTCTGAAATCAATAATGACTACTTCACGGTTGAGCGCTCTAAAAACGGGGTTGAGTGGAAAGAGTTAGCAAGAGTTGAAGGAGCTGGAAACTCATCTAAACAGCTACTTTACAACTTAACTGATTACGAGCCATTGTCTGGAAATTCTTATTATCGATTGAAGCAAACCGACTTCAATGGTGATTTCGAATATTCTCATGCAGTTGTTGTTCATTTTAAAGGCTTAGAGAATCCGATTAAAGTCTACCCTAACCCAACAAAAGGTATAATTACTGTCTTAGGAACTGACCTTTCTGGGGATGACATTAAGGTAGTTAATTCCTTAGGACAAGACGTTACTTACAAAACGATTGTCCAAACAACTTCCGAAAATCAAATAAATATTGACCTGGGAAGTCTTAGTGATGGTTATTACTTTGTCAAAACAAAATCAACTATCACTAAAGTTGTCAAACAATAG
- a CDS encoding toxin-antitoxin system YwqK family antitoxin yields the protein MKKVIQQYIILSLLLGLLGCDTSESNPENNTDDQSQAESDLDQGKYNAANQKTGWWVTHYEIGAIKDSAYYEDGKLNGMFISYSVNGVKLSEGKYLDGKPEGLWNYWNDKGILIEASNWKDGKPHGISKTYYDNGKLQSSVTWKDGKMEGTWFYYDKNGSMKEATNYSSGLKDGKAEEFYPDGTLKTEAIFKEELLHGTYKEFHPNGMLAGQVTYENNLMEGDYVQFDTLGNIIAIEHYVNGIMEE from the coding sequence ATGAAAAAAGTCATTCAACAATACATCATCCTTTCCTTACTTTTAGGACTTCTTGGTTGTGACACTAGTGAGAGCAATCCCGAGAATAATACAGATGATCAAAGTCAAGCTGAAAGTGATTTGGATCAGGGAAAATACAATGCTGCTAACCAAAAGACCGGTTGGTGGGTCACTCATTATGAAATTGGCGCCATCAAAGACTCGGCTTATTATGAGGATGGAAAACTAAATGGAATGTTCATTTCTTATTCTGTTAATGGTGTAAAGCTAAGTGAAGGAAAGTATTTAGATGGAAAGCCCGAAGGGTTATGGAACTACTGGAATGATAAAGGCATCTTGATCGAAGCAAGCAATTGGAAAGATGGTAAGCCTCATGGAATTTCAAAAACCTACTACGATAATGGTAAGCTTCAATCCTCCGTTACATGGAAAGATGGAAAGATGGAAGGCACTTGGTTTTACTACGATAAAAATGGTTCCATGAAAGAAGCTACGAATTACAGTTCAGGTTTAAAGGACGGTAAAGCTGAAGAATTTTACCCGGATGGAACTCTAAAAACCGAAGCAATTTTTAAAGAAGAACTGCTTCATGGTACTTATAAAGAGTTTCACCCTAATGGGATGTTGGCAGGTCAAGTTACCTACGAAAACAACCTAATGGAGGGCGATTACGTTCAATTTGACACTTTGGGCAACATTATTGCTATAGAACATTATGTAAATGGAATTATGGAGGAATAA
- a CDS encoding DUF1569 domain-containing protein, whose product MEILNTFDSSTTEKVLNRLEKLTVDSQPKWGKMNVGQMLAHLNVAYEMAYGEKKVKNGAIAKFMLKKFVKPIVVGDKPYKKSSRTAPAFMVVDEKDFSREKERLMEYIRRTEAHGEAYFEGRESASFGPLTAKEWSNMFYKHIDHHFSQFGV is encoded by the coding sequence ATGGAAATATTGAACACATTTGATAGCTCAACGACAGAAAAAGTATTGAATCGACTTGAAAAGCTAACAGTTGATTCTCAACCGAAATGGGGTAAAATGAATGTCGGTCAAATGTTAGCCCATCTCAATGTAGCTTATGAAATGGCTTACGGTGAGAAGAAGGTTAAAAATGGAGCTATAGCAAAATTTATGTTGAAGAAATTTGTCAAGCCAATCGTGGTAGGCGATAAACCTTATAAGAAGAGTTCAAGGACGGCCCCCGCTTTTATGGTGGTTGATGAAAAGGATTTTTCTAGAGAAAAAGAGAGGTTGATGGAGTATATCAGAAGAACAGAAGCTCACGGTGAAGCCTATTTTGAGGGAAGGGAAAGCGCTAGTTTTGGTCCCCTTACGGCAAAAGAGTGGAGTAATATGTTCTATAAGCACATTGATCATCATTTTAGTCAATTTGGTGTTTGA
- a CDS encoding MATE family efflux transporter gives MQEKTHISTKHIGQIALPIMLGGIAQNVVNVTDTAFLGNLGDTQVGAAGNAGILYFLLVHTCLGFTTGAQIIMGRRNGEQNYKAIGQLLDQTLYFVIPLALIMFFVMQFLSPALLTEVVSSSSIRSAASDFLNIRSYGILFALIVFAFNAFYIGVTRTRVIMIGTILMSATNVVLDYGLIFGNLGLPEMGIKGAALASVIAEFVAALFIILATVFLARNKRYELFKFRSPDLSVLRSITRISTPIMFQNFITLGSWFVFFMMIEWIGEEELAISHIIKSIYMVMMIPMFGLSTAANTITSNLIGEQRSDQVLPTTWKIVGLSIILTLPLALLSFIFSDDIILLYTENATLLPAAKKTLWVVDISMFFFCVAYIHFNSVTGTGDTMASLAIETINIIIYLGSTALFVTLLEPHIHIVWCAEFIYFTFLGFMAWGYLKYGKWRLKQL, from the coding sequence ATGCAAGAAAAAACTCACATATCAACAAAACATATCGGACAGATTGCTCTTCCGATTATGCTGGGAGGTATTGCCCAAAATGTGGTGAATGTGACTGACACTGCCTTCCTTGGTAATCTCGGAGACACTCAAGTAGGAGCTGCTGGAAATGCTGGAATTCTTTATTTTCTATTGGTTCATACCTGTCTAGGTTTTACCACTGGAGCTCAAATCATAATGGGCAGAAGAAATGGTGAGCAAAATTACAAGGCAATCGGTCAGCTATTGGACCAAACCTTATACTTTGTCATACCACTGGCTTTAATCATGTTTTTTGTGATGCAGTTCCTTTCGCCAGCATTACTGACGGAGGTAGTAAGCTCCTCGTCAATCAGATCTGCAGCTAGTGACTTTCTGAACATTCGCTCTTATGGGATTCTTTTTGCCCTGATCGTTTTCGCTTTCAATGCATTTTATATTGGTGTCACCAGAACACGAGTCATCATGATCGGCACGATACTGATGTCTGCTACGAATGTTGTGCTGGATTACGGACTGATTTTTGGGAATCTTGGTCTTCCAGAAATGGGAATCAAGGGAGCCGCTTTGGCATCCGTTATTGCCGAGTTTGTAGCTGCTCTATTCATTATTCTGGCCACTGTTTTTCTTGCCCGAAATAAACGCTATGAATTATTCAAGTTCAGAAGTCCAGACCTTTCTGTTTTGCGGAGTATAACACGCATTTCAACCCCTATAATGTTTCAAAACTTCATCACCTTAGGCTCTTGGTTTGTATTCTTTATGATGATTGAATGGATAGGTGAAGAAGAGTTAGCTATCTCTCACATTATCAAAAGTATATACATGGTGATGATGATCCCGATGTTCGGTCTCAGCACAGCTGCAAATACCATCACAAGTAATCTGATTGGAGAGCAGAGAAGTGACCAAGTTTTACCCACTACCTGGAAGATTGTAGGCTTGAGTATCATCCTTACATTACCATTGGCATTACTGAGTTTTATTTTCTCTGACGACATCATCTTGTTATACACAGAAAATGCAACCCTATTACCCGCAGCGAAAAAAACGCTTTGGGTTGTTGATATTTCAATGTTCTTTTTCTGCGTAGCCTATATTCATTTCAACAGTGTCACCGGAACGGGAGATACGATGGCATCGTTAGCTATAGAAACCATTAATATTATTATTTATCTGGGTTCTACAGCTCTATTCGTTACGCTACTGGAGCCGCATATCCACATTGTCTGGTGTGCAGAATTCATCTACTTCACCTTCCTGGGCTTTATGGCGTGGGGCTATCTGAAATACGGTAAATGGCGCTTGAAACAACTTTGA
- a CDS encoding transaldolase family protein, producing the protein MELYLDSADINEIKEVMKLGFITGLTTTPTFMHRHGITDVDGAIVELAKIVPVLQIEALGSNADEIVAEAYRQEALGLDRTKTVYKIPISMEGVKACKQLTDEGFMVNIHLVYTLQQAYMAMQAGATYVCPLVGRLQDQGHDAITLIEQCVEAVNYYGYNTKIMFSSVRHTEHVRNAINAGVHTVTVPWKVMQNLTENNFTTVGTQQFEDHTRLMTKTVADAMSDKNPVVTTNMTVSDCLIKMTAGGFGAVTIISSNNEPLGIFTDGDLRRLVENEGADAISKNLGELDLARPVTIDSSSLLYHAQEIFSEKKVDELVVVEDNKVIGMLDVQDLIG; encoded by the coding sequence ATGGAATTATATTTAGATTCAGCAGACATCAACGAGATCAAGGAAGTGATGAAATTAGGTTTTATTACTGGTCTTACCACTACCCCCACATTTATGCACAGACACGGGATCACGGATGTGGATGGTGCAATCGTAGAACTTGCTAAAATTGTTCCTGTGCTTCAGATTGAGGCATTAGGATCAAATGCTGATGAGATTGTTGCTGAAGCTTATAGGCAAGAAGCGTTAGGACTTGATAGAACAAAGACGGTTTACAAAATTCCCATTTCAATGGAAGGCGTTAAAGCTTGTAAACAACTCACTGATGAAGGGTTTATGGTTAACATTCACCTTGTCTATACACTTCAACAAGCCTATATGGCCATGCAGGCCGGTGCTACTTATGTTTGTCCGTTGGTTGGGAGATTGCAAGATCAGGGACATGACGCTATTACACTAATCGAACAGTGTGTAGAAGCCGTAAATTACTACGGTTATAACACTAAGATCATGTTCTCTTCGGTTCGACATACTGAACATGTTCGAAATGCGATCAACGCGGGAGTTCATACGGTTACTGTTCCTTGGAAAGTGATGCAAAACCTTACCGAGAATAACTTTACAACAGTAGGAACTCAGCAGTTTGAAGACCATACAAGGTTAATGACAAAAACTGTTGCTGATGCCATGTCAGATAAAAACCCTGTGGTGACTACAAATATGACGGTTTCTGATTGTCTAATCAAGATGACTGCAGGAGGTTTTGGAGCCGTTACGATTATCAGCAGTAACAACGAACCTTTAGGCATCTTTACGGACGGTGACCTGAGAAGATTGGTTGAAAACGAAGGAGCTGATGCGATCTCCAAGAACTTAGGTGAATTGGACCTAGCCAGACCAGTTACCATTGATAGCTCTTCCCTACTCTATCATGCCCAAGAGATTTTCTCTGAAAAGAAAGTAGATGAGCTAGTGGTTGTAGAAGACAATAAAGTCATTGGAATGCTTGACGTACAGGATTTGATAGGATAA
- a CDS encoding S26 family signal peptidase: MGIFEILIYLMLVLHIVTLPKIFEKGGIKETWKGYVPVYNYLVWLKLVGKPWWWIFFGIVPLVNLIVMVALHVETARLFGKFSAKDTILCILVPWYYIPYLGFKDENQFTNEPVAWKKKEYREKRFLHDHITLFFIAPFVGHAVLLIFKLIGSKQREGKGSMEYEWTNAIGFAVVAATIIRVFFFEAFTIPTGSMEKTMRIGDYLFVNKMKYGARSPMTPLSVPFVHNRIPGTFMKSYVTWIEASYLRLPGYGDFERGDIMVFNWPVGDSVILHESVVAHDYYSFVRDQALLRYMRATNQLPHPEVLKEFNKKASKYMEQTRQHLIEGGDFIEFNNQQMAYVTKLEETDGLQTLTLDKKENYVKRCVAIHGDKLEIKNGIIYIDDQPQPLPEESQFMYEVYFKPGALPFSREFADETYGIYQGLTDVTGNNYIAPNYTFDTILGQDSVSLNMLYISATQDVIGQIKARPDIYKVKPMFDPKRPFYELQFQYCPVFPNSPKFDWSRDNFGPLVIPEEGMTVPMTEENWIVYRRVIQAYEGNEEAYWKDGAAFINGQKAENYTFKQNYYWMMGDNRHGSVDSRYWGFVGEDHIVGTASFVWMSKHPEKGWFSGGLRWDRVFSFVE, translated from the coding sequence ATGGGAATTTTTGAAATATTGATCTACCTCATGTTAGTGTTGCATATTGTAACACTTCCTAAGATCTTTGAAAAAGGAGGAATAAAAGAAACCTGGAAAGGTTATGTTCCAGTCTATAATTATTTGGTTTGGCTAAAGTTGGTCGGAAAACCATGGTGGTGGATCTTTTTTGGGATCGTTCCATTGGTTAATCTTATCGTAATGGTTGCATTACATGTAGAAACAGCTCGATTATTCGGAAAGTTCTCTGCTAAAGATACCATTTTATGCATCTTAGTTCCTTGGTATTATATACCCTACCTTGGTTTTAAGGATGAGAATCAATTCACCAATGAACCTGTCGCCTGGAAGAAAAAGGAATATCGGGAAAAGCGCTTTTTACATGACCATATCACATTGTTCTTTATTGCTCCTTTCGTAGGACATGCCGTTTTACTGATTTTTAAATTGATAGGAAGTAAACAACGCGAAGGCAAAGGGAGTATGGAATACGAGTGGACCAATGCAATTGGCTTTGCTGTTGTGGCTGCTACCATCATTCGAGTATTCTTTTTCGAGGCCTTTACCATTCCTACGGGTTCTATGGAAAAGACCATGCGTATAGGTGACTATTTATTTGTAAACAAAATGAAGTATGGTGCTCGTTCTCCGATGACACCCCTATCCGTTCCGTTCGTTCACAACAGAATTCCTGGAACGTTTATGAAATCTTATGTAACGTGGATTGAAGCAAGTTACTTAAGGCTTCCTGGTTACGGTGACTTTGAAAGAGGTGATATTATGGTCTTTAACTGGCCTGTTGGGGATAGTGTAATACTCCACGAAAGCGTTGTAGCTCATGATTACTACAGTTTCGTAAGAGATCAGGCTCTTTTAAGATATATGAGGGCAACTAACCAACTTCCTCATCCAGAAGTGTTAAAGGAATTCAATAAAAAAGCTTCCAAATACATGGAGCAAACCAGACAACATTTGATTGAAGGAGGTGATTTTATTGAGTTCAATAATCAGCAAATGGCTTACGTTACTAAACTAGAAGAAACTGACGGACTTCAAACCCTTACGCTAGATAAAAAAGAGAACTACGTTAAGCGATGTGTTGCCATTCATGGCGATAAGCTGGAAATTAAAAATGGAATCATCTATATCGATGATCAACCGCAACCTTTACCAGAGGAATCTCAGTTTATGTATGAGGTTTACTTTAAACCAGGAGCTCTGCCGTTTTCAAGGGAATTCGCAGACGAAACTTACGGTATTTATCAAGGGTTGACAGATGTGACTGGCAACAATTACATCGCTCCAAATTATACTTTTGATACGATTCTTGGACAAGATAGCGTTTCACTGAACATGTTGTATATTTCAGCAACGCAAGACGTAATTGGACAAATAAAAGCACGACCAGACATCTACAAAGTCAAACCTATGTTTGACCCCAAAAGGCCATTCTACGAACTTCAGTTTCAGTATTGTCCGGTATTTCCAAACAGTCCCAAATTCGACTGGTCTAGAGATAACTTTGGGCCATTAGTAATACCAGAGGAAGGAATGACTGTTCCAATGACTGAAGAAAACTGGATTGTCTACAGAAGAGTAATCCAGGCTTACGAAGGAAATGAAGAAGCCTACTGGAAGGATGGAGCAGCCTTTATCAACGGACAAAAAGCGGAGAATTATACCTTTAAGCAAAACTATTATTGGATGATGGGTGATAACCGTCACGGCTCAGTAGATAGTAGATACTGGGGATTTGTAGGTGAAGATCACATTGTGGGAACCGCTTCATTTGTTTGGATGAGTAAACACCCAGAAAAGGGTTGGTTCTCTGGAGGTTTGAGATGGGATCGCGTATTCTCCTTTGTAGAGTAG
- the dapB gene encoding 4-hydroxy-tetrahydrodipicolinate reductase, whose product MPKSLNIALIGYGKMGKIIEDIALSRGHHIGLKVTTSNADYDLNDLRDIDVAIEFSIPEAAVKNIKKCLNAGVPIAIGTTGWYDDIDEIVGLTKEKDGCILPATNFSIGVNIFFEINRHLAALMAKQQQYEAMITETHHTQKKDAPSGTAITLAEGIIENSTTKDRWTKEVAELKSDLAIKSLRMEDVPGTHEIVYDSDIDSITITHEAKSRKGFGLGAVLAAEFIADKKGVYSMKDVLAI is encoded by the coding sequence ATGCCTAAATCACTGAACATAGCATTGATTGGATACGGAAAAATGGGTAAAATCATTGAAGACATTGCACTTTCTCGTGGTCATCATATAGGATTAAAAGTCACTACGTCAAATGCTGACTATGATTTAAATGACCTGAGGGACATTGATGTTGCTATAGAATTTTCGATTCCTGAAGCTGCCGTTAAGAATATTAAAAAGTGTCTAAACGCTGGAGTACCCATTGCCATTGGAACTACTGGATGGTACGATGATATTGACGAAATTGTTGGTCTGACCAAAGAAAAGGACGGTTGTATTCTTCCAGCTACCAACTTCAGCATTGGTGTTAACATATTTTTTGAAATAAACCGTCACCTTGCTGCGTTAATGGCCAAGCAACAGCAATATGAAGCCATGATCACGGAAACACATCATACCCAAAAAAAAGATGCCCCAAGCGGTACAGCGATCACTCTGGCGGAAGGGATTATTGAAAACTCCACCACCAAAGACAGGTGGACCAAAGAAGTGGCGGAATTAAAAAGTGATCTAGCCATCAAATCACTTCGAATGGAGGATGTACCTGGTACGCATGAAATTGTTTATGATTCGGATATCGATTCGATAACAATCACACACGAGGCAAAAAGCAGAAAAGGATTTGGTTTAGGGGCGGTGCTAGCAGCTGAGTTTATTGCAGATAAAAAAGGGGTCTATTCCATGAAGGATGTTTTAGCTATTTAA